TCGAGCGGCGGTTCCTGCCCAGCGTCGATCGCAAGCTGTTCGAGGCCGCGCTCGAGGAATATCGCCAGTTGGAGCCGGCCGACCGGGACGCGCGGTTCGAGACGGCGCTTAGCGAGATCGGCCTCGACCGGCTCTATGCCGGTACAAGGCTAGGCGACGCCGCCACGCGGCTTGCCTGGCTCGACAAGCCGGCGTCCGCATTCGAGGCGTCCGATGATCCCTTCATCAAGCTGGCTGCGGCGCTCTATCCCGGCGACATCGACAGCGAGCGCAAGGAAAAGGATCGCGCCGGGCGCACGCAGGCAGCCCGCTCGGCCGCCATGCAGGGGTTGCTCGCCTATCGGGCTTCGATCGGTCAGCCCTCGTATCCAGATGCCAATGGCTCGCTTCGCCTGACTTGGGGCAAGGTGACAGGGCGCACGCGCGACGGTCAGATCTGGACGCCCTTCACCACCGCCGAGGGTCTGCTCGCCAAACATACCGGCAAAGGCGAGTTCGATGCGCCCGATGCTGCGGTCGCCGCAATCCGCGCCAGGGACTATGCTCCCTATGTTTCGGAGGAGCTGAAAACGCTGCCCGTCGACTTCATGTCGACGGTCGACATCACCAATGGCAATTCGGGTTCGGCAACGCTGAATGCGCGCGGCGAGTTCGTTGGTCTTGCCTTCGACGGCACGCTCGATGGGGTGATTTCCGACTGGGCTTATGCGGCCGATCGCAACCGCACCATCCATGTCGATAGCCGCTTCATGCTCTGGACCATGGACAAGGTCGATGGTGCGCACCGGCTGCTCGAGGAGATGGGGTTACGGCCGGCGCCAAGGCTCCTGAACCGATCGATGGTTGGTTTTCGCTTCGCGGTTCTTGAGGGGCAGGCTGTGGCGGTTCATAGGAGTAGGATGGCTCACACACCCGATGCGCATCTTGCCCTGAAGGATTCGTCGCTCCTTGATGCGGCGCGCACGGTTCTGACTGCCGACGGCGAGCAATGGACCGAGATGCGCGCCCATGTCTTCGAGATACTCGCCCGGACTGGTCAGCCGATCAGCGCCTATGAGGTGGCCGAGCAACTGAGCACGATCATGGGCCGGCGGATCGCACCGAACAGCGTCTATCGGATCCTCGACCTGTTCGTCGCGCGCAATCTGGCGCTTCGCGTCGAGAGCCAGAATGCATTTCTGGCGAACGATCATCCGGGCTGTGTCCACGACTGCATCTTCCTGATCTGTGACATGTGTGGTGCGACCACGCATATGGACGACGACAAGGCCGCTCAGACCGTTCGGAAAGCGGCAACCCGGAGCGGCTTCCAGGCCACACGGCCGATCATCGAGGTTCGCGGCAAATGCGGCGCCTGCGCGGCCAGTTGACCTGATCTGGCCCTTCTACCGTTGAAGGGCCATCGGGCGCGGTCCGACCCAAATGGCTGACGCTGTTCCTTGACTAACCGCTTCTTGCAATTGTATGTGACGTTATAACGTAACACACAGGAGTTCGCGTGGGCCTTATCCTTCGTGGCGACCAGTCGCTCATCCCTATCTCGGTGCTCACCGGCTTCCTGGGGAGCGGCAAGACCACCGTGCTGAACCGGCTCGTGCGCGATCCCGCCATGAGCCGGGCGCTGGTGGTCATCAACGAGTTCGGCGCGGTCGGGCTGGATCATGACCTGGTCGCTCGTTCGGACGAGGATCTCGTGGTTGAGATGATGGGTGGCT
This genomic stretch from Sphingobium sp. BYY-5 harbors:
- a CDS encoding transcriptional repressor gives rise to the protein MAHTPDAHLALKDSSLLDAARTVLTADGEQWTEMRAHVFEILARTGQPISAYEVAEQLSTIMGRRIAPNSVYRILDLFVARNLALRVESQNAFLANDHPGCVHDCIFLICDMCGATTHMDDDKAAQTVRKAATRSGFQATRPIIEVRGKCGACAAS